A stretch of DNA from Streptomyces rubradiris:
TGCCCGCGATCCGCACACCATCCTGGAACAGGCCGCGCGTGTCCTCGACTTCGGCCGCCCGGTGGCCCTCTCCCTCATCGCCCTGCTGCACTTCGTCGCCGACGAGGACGGCGCCCACGACCTGGTCCGCACGCTGGTCGAGGCGCTGGCCCCGGGCAGCGCCCTCGTGCTGTCGACCATGACCGCCGACTTCGAGCCGGAGAACGTACGCAAGGGCATCGCCGCCTACGCGGCCGGCGGGGTGACCCTGGTGGCCCGCTCGCACGCCGAGGTGGGCGCGTTCTTCGACGGGCTCGGCCTGCTGGAGCCGGGCATCGTCCCGGTGTCGCGGTGGCGCCCCGAGGAGCCGCCGGCCGGGGACGGCCCGGTCTCGCTGTACGGCGGGGTCGCGCTCAAGCCCTGAACCCGGTCAGAGGCCCAGCACGTGGGCGATCGTCCGCAGCACGCCGGCGTCGTTGTTGGACGGGGCCAGGTGCCGGGCCCGGCGGATCACCTCGGGGTGGGCGCCGGCCATGGCGAAGGACCACTCGGCGGCGTCGAGCATCTCCAGGTCGTTCAGGTAGTCGCCGAACACCATGGTCTGGGCGGGCGTGACGCCGAGCGCCCGCTGCAGACGGCGCAGGGCGGTGCCCTTGTTCGCGGTGCGGTTCATCACGTCCACCCAGTGCTCGCCGGAGACGACGACCTGGTGGGTGCCGGCGAAGGGGGCGAGGGCCGGGGCGACGGTGTGCTCGGCGGACGCAAAGTCGAACACCGCCACCTTGATCATGTCGTCCTCGACGGCGGTGACGTCCTCGACGACCCGGTGCTGGGCGTAGTACTGGCGCACCTCGGCG
This window harbors:
- a CDS encoding Cof-type HAD-IIB family hydrolase is translated as MSAIPAPFLDTAALPAGPADIRLIVTDMDGTLLDDAKRIPDGLWPMLAELRRRGVLFSPASGRQYATLHRQFERVAEGMVFIAENGTYVVRDGVELSSDPLDGPVAVEIARTVRGLAAGGADVGAVLCGKRAAYVERTDEAFLAEVRQYYAQHRVVEDVTAVEDDMIKVAVFDFASAEHTVAPALAPFAGTHQVVVSGEHWVDVMNRTANKGTALRRLQRALGVTPAQTMVFGDYLNDLEMLDAAEWSFAMAGAHPEVIRRARHLAPSNNDAGVLRTIAHVLGL